One Lucilia cuprina isolate Lc7/37 chromosome 4, ASM2204524v1, whole genome shotgun sequence DNA segment encodes these proteins:
- the LOC124419185 gene encoding tyrosine kinase receptor Cad96Ca-like, producing MQSLKFSIFMAVIAVGITVVFVKPASSQEHAHVNSPPILIVPDRNWRISETEPVGQIISRIRADDSENDELIFGLEPAYKGTVNPFRIDPIGGVVYLNESLIGRGGENFFLYITVTDGQLTAKNEVFVNILSAKDNRGRGPRPPPPSISNVVQNISHFLPSFDRLPGVQSIRNQQPNRRPSNILPPGFNNIYPPPVLNFNPNQQLPMWPTNNVDENSDEQDNDYSIEMTTVKTANTTSETSSRTILTPISHHGTTSSESKNVSKIESTATTNSSSINGGKQEKEDTSFTSHSTNSTTIFYGFRSQMIPLVLTACGLFVAAAFIIGFLYRKRLCAFGKTLKKKSKEEMAKKSNQSNLSSSNLTDDSRNSMVLQHWNGPMAYGNRYVPWERDQQPQQQLHIQQQQQIMQQSIVSTYSNKLNSKKINY from the exons cATCAAGTCAAGAGCATGCTCATGTCAATAGTCCACCCATATTAATTGTGCCAGATCGCAATTGGCGAATATCGGAAACGGAACCAGTTGGCCAAATAATTTCACGAATTCGTGCAGATGATTCAGAAAATGACGAGTTAATATTTGGATTGGAACCAGCATATAAAGGAACAGTTAATCCATTTCGCATTGATCCAATCGGCGGCGTTGTTTATCTAAATGAAAGTCTTATCGGACGG ggtGGGGAAAACTTCTTCCTCTATATCACTGTTACGGATGGACAATTGACCGCAAAGAATGaagtatttgttaatattttatcagCAAAAGATAACCGAGGTCGTGGACCGAGACCACCGCCTCCATCCATATCAAATGTTGTACAGAATATTTCACACTTTTTACCATCCTTTGATCGTTTGCCAGGAGTACAGTCCATCCGTAATCAGCAGCCAAACAGAAGACCATCTAATATTCTGCCACCaggttttaataatatttatccaCCACCTGTGCTGAACTTCAACCCAAATCAACAGCTGCCAATGTGGCCAACAAATAATGTAGATGAGAATAGCGATGAACAGGATAATGATTATAGCATTGAAATGACAACCGTGAAAACGGCAAACACAACGTCGGAGACCTCAAGTCGCACAATATTAACACCCATCAGCCATCATGGCACAACGTCATCAGAATCCAAGAATGTAAGCAAGATTGAGTCAACAGCTACAACAAATTCATCATCAATCAATGGTGGAAAACAGGAGAAGGAGGACACGAGCTTTACATCGCATTCAACAAATTCTACCACAATATTTTATGGTTTCAGATCACAAATGATTCCTCTTGTTTTGACTGCTTGTGGGCTCTTTGTGGCAGCTGCTTTCATCATTGGATTTTTGTATCGCAAACGTTTGTGTGCTTTTGGTAAAACATTgaagaaaaaatctaaagaagAAATGGCCAAAAAGTCGAATCAAAGCAATTTAAGCAGTAGCAATTTGACAGATGACAGTCGCAATTCAATGGTTCTGCAACACTGGAACGGTCCGATGGCTTATGGCAATCGTTATGTTCCATGGGAAAGAGATCAACAGCCACAACAACAACTTCatatacaacagcaacaacagatAATGCAACAGTCAATCGTAAGTACTTATTCAAATAAATTgaacagtaaaaaaataaattat